The following are encoded in a window of Cryptococcus gattii WM276 chromosome M, complete sequence genomic DNA:
- a CDS encoding Hypothetical protein (Similar to TIGR gene model, INSD accession AAW46754.1; CNM02200) yields MSEPNTSSVTQGVKDFFKSTAKPDSTEVCTETAPEVVEEHIRPQEHTESVEAIDRERHIHHHQHRIQPIEHKQALDPKHVNVTAPAVVREHKEEMLPEHQETLQKQRTMHSNQQTTGDVEKSHAHLGTHVNQHEHHHIHETVQPVIQRETVQPTVVHHTAAIHEKVHDAPIVHEVTTLPAIGHNEFLKMKEGLKGATHADKGHQHQFYEGAPRVGSQQTSTANVGSTTNAASNKEVPTA; encoded by the exons ATGTCAGAACCAAACACATCTTCTGTTACTCAAGGCGTTAAGGACTTCTTCAAGAGTACGGCCAAGCCAGACTCCACCGAG GTTTGCACGGAGACTGCTCCCGAAGTCGTCGAGGAGCATATCAGGCCCCAAGAGCACACTGAAAGTGTTGAGGCTATTGACCGTGAAAGGCACATTCACCATCACCAG CACCGAATTCAACCCATAGAGCACAAGCAGGCTCTGGACCCCAAGCATGTTAATGTCACTGCCCCTGCCGTCGTCCGTGAGCATAAGGAGGAGATGCTTCCCGAGCACCAGGAGACCCTCCAAAAGCAAAGAACTATGCACAGCAACCAGCAGACCACCGGCGATGTCGAGAAGTCTCATGCTCACTTGGGAACCCATGTTAACCAGCATGAGCACCACCATATCCACGAAACTG TTCAACCTGTCATCCAGAGGGAGACCGTTCAGCCTACCGTTGTCCACCACACGGCTGCAATCCATGAAAAGGTCCATGATGCTCCTATCGTCCACGAGGTCACCACTTTACCTGCTATCGGCCACAACGAGTTCTTGAAAATGAAGGAGGGCCTCAAGGGCGCCACGCACGCCGACAAGGGACACCAGCACCAGTTCT ACGAGGGTGCTCCGCGAGTTGGCAGTCAGCAAACTTCTACCGCCAATGTCGGTTCCACCACAAATGCGGCTTCCAACAAGGAAGTTCCTACTGCCTAA
- a CDS encoding Peptidyl-diphthamide biosynthesis, putative (Similar to TIGR gene model, INSD accession AAW46752.1) — MSDAFSTPADHVLSHPELEGILENAQAGPSSMGDGAEGLSIEEAFEVDETVRRVFEGGYKTIGLQFPDELLPSSVSVYRAIQTRVGHTGAQAYVLADSTYGNCCPDVLSCLHLPADFLVHYGHACLTPTDALPVHYVFPRQKLDVKQAVRSLLRASKDELGDEGKKGIVVVWDVSYDWLAGDIRGTFSQDLSVPISFAFIQKPVVAPQKVLKDGKGKTPALRSVEPPQGLEMNDCVLWYIGEEGRSCMNLQMTHANNPLFIYSPSSQSVSPLHRSTSRLLSRRLFALHQALSADVFGLIVSNIGLASSKPLLARLREDLKRAKKKSYTLSVGRLNPAKLANFAEIECFVLVGCAEGGVVDSKDFLRPIITPWELELALQGPEHVWVPEKWTLDLGTVLKDAQEREVKNEQDPSTNDSDDDSLEFSLITGTLRTKKRFATGSGGQASDSNNLLEDRVRDLTLRNQNFSLSKLESAGSTFLASREFQGLQPRYGMDVPSVLEQGRSGVARGYTEEK, encoded by the exons ATGTCGGACGCATTTTCAACGCCAGCAGACCACGTTTTGTCCCACCCTGAGCTGGAAGGGATCTTGGAGAATGCCCAAGCCGGGCCCTCTAGTATGGGAGATGGAGCTGAAGGATTGAGCATAGAAGAAGCTTTCGAAGTGGATGAGACTGTCAGGAGAGTATTTGAGGGTGGTTATAAGACT ATTGGATTGCAATTCCCCGATGAGCTCTTGCCGTCTTCGGTCTCCGTCTACCGGGCCATCCAGACTCGAGTAGGACACACCGGGGCTCAAGCATATGTGCTTGCTGACAGCACGTATGGGAA CTGTTGTCCGGATGTCTTGAGTTGTCTTCATCTCCCAGCAGATTTCTTAGTACACTACGGACACGCTTGTCTCACTCC AACGGATGCTCTTCCTGTTCATTACGTCTTTCCCCGGCAAAAGCTTGACGTCAAGCAAGCTGTGCGGTCATTGTTAAGAGCGAGCAAGGACGAACTAGGGGATGAGGGCAAGAAAGGTATAGTGGTTGTGTGGGATGTGTCATATGATTGGCTAGCGG GTGACATTAGGGGTACATTTTCCCAGGACTTATCTGTCCCGATCAGTTTTGCATTTATTCAAAAGCCCGTTGTGGCCCCACAGAAGGTGCTcaaggatggaaagggTAAGACGCCCGCTCTCAGGAGCGTAGAGCCTCCTCAGGGATTGGAAATGAATGATTGTGTCCTATGGTATATCGGTGAAGAGGGAAGATCCTGTATGAATCTGCAGATGACCCATGCCAACAATCCT CTCTTCATCTACTCACCCTCTTCCCAATCCGTATCGCCTCTCCATCGCAGTACTTCTCGACTTCTCTCACGCCGTCTCTTCGCTCTCCATCAAGCGCTATCCGCTGATGTATTCGGTCTTATTGTTTCCAACATTGGTCTCGCATCTTCCAAACCCCTTCTTGCACGACTGAGAGAGGATCTGAAAAgagcaaaaaagaagagTTATACTCTGAGCGTCGGCAGGCTGAATCCGGCGAAGCTTGCAAATTTTGCAGAAATAGAGTGTTTCGTGTTGGTTGGTTGTGCCGAAGGTGGTGTTGTTGACTCAAAG GATTTTTTGAGACCTATCATTACTCCTTGGGAATTAGAGTTGGCACTCCAAGGCCCAGAGCACGTATGGGTACCGGAGAAGTGGACCTTGGATCTGGGTACCGTTCTCAAAG ATGCCCAAGAACGTGAGGTGAAAAACGAGCAAGACCCTTCCACTAATGACAGTGACGACGATTCACTCGAATTTTCACTTATTACCGGAACACTGCGAACTAAGAAACGTTTTGCCACGGGGAGCGGCGGCCAGGCTTCCGACAGCAACAACCTATTGGAAGACCGCGTGCGAGACCTAACCTTGCGTAACCAAAACTTTTCACTGTCCAAACTTGAATCCGCCGGAAGTACCTTTTTGGCATCAAGAGAATTTCAAGGACTACAACCGAGATATGGTATGGATGTTCCCAGTGTTTTGGAACAAGGGAGGAGTGGGGTCGCAAGAGGCTATACAGAGGAGAAGTAG
- a CDS encoding Protein component of the large (60S) ribosomal subunit, putative; Rpl32p (Similar to TIGR gene model, INSD accession AAW46990.1) — MPAHIPIVKKRTKHFKRHQSDRYHGVKESWRKPKGIDNRVRRRFKGQIPMPKIGYGSNQKTRHLLPSGHKELLVHNLSELELLLMHSGKYAASIAHGVSSKKRVEIIARAKVLGVKVTNAAAKLRTEEA; from the exons ATGCCCGCCCACATCCCCATCGTCAAGAAGCGCACAAAGCACTTCAAGAGGCACCAGTCTGACAGGTACCACGGTGTCAAGGAGAGCTGGAGGAAGCCCAAGGGTATTGACAACAGG GTTCGACGAAGGTTCAAGGGCCAGATTCCCATGCCCAAGATCGGTTACGGTTCCAACCAAAAGACCCGTCACCTCCTCCCTTCCGGCCACAAGGAGCTCCTCGTTCACAACCTCTCCGAGCTCGAGCTTTTGCTCATGCACTCTGGCAAGTACGCCGCTTCCATCGCCCACGGTGTGAGcagcaagaagagggtCGAAATCATCGCTAGGGCTAAGGTTTTGGGTGTCAA GGTCACCAACGCCGCTGCCAAGCTCAGGACCGAGGAGGCTTAA
- a CDS encoding Chromosome condensation-related protein, putative (Similar to TIGR gene model, INSD accession AAW46750.1) → MMLRHTGTFRAPARKTDWSGFEEFLRSWIPSHTVPQLRSFASALVTYGRREPFVRSGDRKADVIQKIQEAFMALKARMDLDAYVEARYHCEVTVGGGWDPFPRTSTTTLVPPAPPVRTHPSVQPPPPPTFGGVPRWSSGAASANSSGSGVNGYRSTSGSASSSVAYGNISAHASSSTPTHGPQHVLQDWKINPMWKPLRAITSMETLPDISANESHSTYRAKRTQFVLPNDVIDKLKVSRESPKTSPHYSLRLFCTSSDHYRPTSVYARHLPASTNIPIEYPGNPEVSIDGTVLPFKEKGLRGKAGSAPPFDLDKPINNGVTVGGRVALVPGRLMSVNMGHRGPTTGKNKNQSKRFFFQIVFAEMTTKEELLAKLNNLEPTKAEDAIEQLRRKQEDDDDIVAGTASMSLKDPLSYMRMTRPIRSSKCGHIQCFDATWWIESNAVHPQWLCPHCSKELRFDDLIVDGYVMDILKAVPDTVDDVILEPTGEWHTEDNKYGTASWLASHAKTSSATAASTPIAPSAPASCSSEIETKPSVNDMNGTSGGDGANRGVAGLKRKVVQVIDSDDERDGTPAKSSVPPAGRVAALGSSSSVNGSRTGASTPIIDLTLSDSDDETDEESGPTTSSRVPPAPIQVLRTTTAAGAIVSPKRPVSAAGTHFHSLRETTSDRLRSPSACSWHGLSSTGIGDVSGRSSPLSHINGQASTSASGSAITSHLQPPSDQYPPISPSHFTDPPSQTILASPRIAALPPPSHIFPSFPPSPASTAPAAPLPHVLPARPFSRPDWVNPLGPSSSSEISSSTYASMMSPSDNRGSERESSGSRY, encoded by the exons ATGATGTTGAGACATACTGGCACATTCAGAGCACCTGCCCGTAAAACTGACTGGTCAGGATTTGAA GAATTTCTCCGCTCGTGGATCCCAAGCCATACCGTCCCGCAACTCCGGTCGTTCGCCTCTGCTCTAGTAACATATGGAAGACGCGAGCCCTTTGTGCGTTCCGGCGATCGGAAAGCCGATGTCATTCAGAAAATCCAGGAAGCGTTCATGGCCCTCAAAGCTAGGATGGATCTCGACGCCTATGTCGAAGCGAGGTATCATTGTGAGGTGACCGTTGGGGGAGGATGGGATCCTTTCCCTAGGACGAGTACAACTACACTGGTGCCCCCTGCACCGCCCGTACGTACCCATCCATCTGTTCAGCCGCCACCGCCTCCGACCTTTGGGGGTGTTCCGCGGTGGAGTAGTG GTGCTGCAAGTGCAAATAGTAGTGGCTCGGGCGTAAATGGATATAGATCAACGTCCGGATCTGCCTCTAGTTCCGTTGCGTATGGCAATATTTCAGCCCACGCTTCTTCATCGACTCCCACTCACGGTCCGCAACATGTTTTGCAAGACTGGAAAATTAACCCAATGTGGAAACCCCTTCGAGCTATAACGTCAATGGAAACTCTACCTGATATCAGTGCCAACGAAAGCCATAGCACTTACCGGGCGAAGCGGACTCAGTTCGTTCTACCCAATGACGTTATTGATAAGCTCAAAGTTTCAAG AGAATCCCCTAAAACGTCACCGCACTACTCACTCCGCCTCTTCTGCACTTCCTCTGATCACTATCGCCCTACATCCGTATACGCCCGTCACTTACCTGCCTCCACCAACATCCCTATTGAATATCCTGGTAATCCCGAAGTATCCATTGATGGCACGGTATTGCCGTTTAAAGAGAAAGGCCTGAGAGGGAAAGCTGGGAGTGCACCGCCTTTTGATTTAGATAAACCTATCAACAATGGTGTGACTGTTGGAGGGCGGGTGGCACTAGTACCAGGAAGATTAATGAGTGTCAACATGGGGCATCGGGGGCCGACTACAGGAAAGAACAAGAATCAGTCCAAG AGATTTTTTTTCCAGATTGTCTTTGCCGAAATGACAACAAAAGAAGAGCTGCTTGCAAAATTGAATAATCTGGAACCTACAAAAGCTGAAGATGCAATAGAACAAT TGAGGAGGAAgcaagaagatgatgatgatatTGTGGCTGGCACAGCATCCATGTCTCTGAAAGACCCA CTTTCATACATGCGTATGACACGACCTATCCGCTCCTCAAAATGTGGTCATATCCAATGCTTTGACGCTACTTGGTGGATAGAAAGTAATGCTGTACACCCACAATGGCTTTGTCCGCATTGTAGCAAAGAGCTTAGATTTGATGATCTGATTGTTGATGG ATACGTGATGGACATCCTCAAGGCCGTCCCAGATACAGTCGACGACGTCATCCTTGAACCCACAGGCGAATGGCACACCGAAGATAACAAGTATGGCACCGCATCTTGGCTTGCCTCACATGCGAAAACATCATCAGCTACCGCGGCGTCAACACCAATTGCACCTTCGGCGCCTGCATCATGTAGCTCGGAGATCGAGACAAAACCATCTGTTAACGACATGAATGGTACCAGCGGCGGCGATGGAGCGAACAGAGGGGTAGCGGGTCTGAAACGGAAAGTTGTGCAAGTCATTGATTCTGACGACGAAAGAGACGGTACTCCTGCCAAATCAAGTGTTCCACCAGCAGGCCGCGTTGCAGCGTTGGGATCTTCATCTTCAGTCAATGGATCAAGAACAGGGGCGTCCACCCCTATCATTGATTTGACTTTGTCTGATTCAGATGATGAGACGGACGAGGAGTCTGGACCGACGACGAGCTCGAGAGTTCCTCCGGCTCCGATACAGGTACTGAGGACTACAACGGCAGCAGGCGCGATTGTCTCACCAAAACGACCAGTGAGCGCTGCTGGAACCCATTTTCATTCGTTGCGCGAGACGACTTCCGACCGTCTTCGCTCTCCGTCAGCGTGTTCCTGGCATGGTCTTTCTAGTACTGGGATAGGAGATGTGAGTGGTAGATCCAGTCCTTTGAGCCACATCAACGGTCAAGCCTCCACTTCCGCTTCCGGCTCTGCTATCACATCTCATCTACAACCTCCGTCAGATCAATACCCTCCCATCTCCCCTTCTCATTTTACCGACCCACCTTCGCAGACCATACTTGCATCCCCGCGAATAGCAGCCCTACCACCACCGTCACACATATTTCCTTCATTTCCTCCGTCCCCCGCCTCTACTGCCCCTGCCGCTCCACTGCCTCATGTCCTTCCGGCCCGACCTTTTTCAAGACCTGACTGGGTTAATCCGTTGGGCCCGAGTTCGAGTAGCGAAATTTCAAGCTCGACGTATGCATCGATGATGTCGCCATCGGATAATAGAGGAAGCGAGAGGGAGAGTTCGGGGTCTAGATATTGA
- a CDS encoding uncharacterized protein (Similar to TIGR gene model, INSD accession AAW46748.1), with protein MAEVKAYDKMSKEERDVHDQQQREKEEKEQAELPYSWTQELATATVTVPLPKGTRGKDLEVVIGKRKLKVKLKSSPLPILEGELYNDVVVDDSSWTIDDGTLTIELDKLSFHIGSPQWWPHILTHHPTIDTTKINPAPSSLSDLDPKTRGMVEKMMWDNQQKALGRPTSDERKKEEVMKKFMAEHPEMDFSKAKIE; from the exons ATGGCAGAAGTGAAAGCGTACGATAAAATGTCtaaagaagagagagatgTGCATGATCAGCAGCAGCgtgagaaggaggagaaggaacAAGCTG AACTACCGTACTCTTGGACACAAGAACTTGCTACAGCAACTGTGACCGTTCCTTTACCTAAAGGAACACGAGGTAAAGACCTTGAGGTTGTTATTGGAAAACGTAAGCTAAAA GTGAAGCTCAAGTCTTCTCCTTTGCCCATATTGGAAGGCGAGCTGTATAACGATGTAGTAGTGGACGACTCTTCCTGGACAATTG ACGATGGCACATTAACTATCGAGCTTGACAAACTCTC ATTCCACATCGGTTCTCCCCAGTGGTGGCCCCACATTCTCACGCATCACCCTACGATCGACACCACAAAGATCAATCCTGCTCCTTCGTCTCTCTCTGACCTCGACCCCAAGACAAGGGGGATGGtagagaagatgatgtgGGATAATCAACAAAAGGCATTGGGTAGACCGACAAGCGatgagaggaagaaggaagaggtgatgaagaagttTATGGCGGAACATCCGGAGATGGACTTTAGTAAGGCGAAGATTGAATAA
- a CDS encoding uncharacterized protein (Similar to TIGR gene model, INSD accession AAW46747.1) — translation MFRASRVALSALKPLKASTNLTGLAVHPDPLPALTSIYTSTLNSLSQLPAASVYRQATEALTKHRLAIVEKAQGDIEKAEKELGSIVEIAIQEAKSEEGLVVKMKDWKSWEGLVEEPHPGQWRYFEPLSDE, via the exons ATGTTCAGAGCAAGTCGCGTAGCCCTCTCCGCCCTCAA GCCCTTAAAAGCCAGCACAAACTTGACTGGTCTCGCAGTCCACCCCGACCCTTTGCCGGCTCTCACGTCAATCTACACTTCCACCCTCAACTCTCTTTCCCAGCTTCCTGCTGCGTCTGTCTACAGACAAGCCACTGAAGCGCTCACCAAGCACCGACTGGCCATTGTTGAGAAGGCCCAGGGAGACATTGAGAAGGCGGAAAAAGAGTTGGGATCAATTGTTGAGATTGCTATCCAGGAGGCGAAGAGTGAGGAAGGTTTGGTTGTAAAGATGAAGGACTGGAAGTC TTGGGAAGGACTCGTGGAGGAACCTCATCCCGGACAATGGCGATACTTCGAGCCTTTGAGCGACGAATAG
- a CDS encoding uncharacterized protein (Similar to TIGR gene model, INSD accession AAW46746.1), which produces MGSSPPPPSFLVPTPRNEQQLSFRGSLDLNDKVSSQGGEGGVSMYVRLFEDEPRYLLTRLLLRRPSRVHTCTSLIASYSSEIGEEGIKMGMKILARRLAVPKDIADSDPDPLPVTPIASASRPGPLPLSAKAQGKRPANALWVNKPWADSPSGLTEAQERADPELTAALKESHWASKVGRVNVDSDDEDGGSAAGSKRSGSVSTSVSTPTVSRQSSGIPTTPAIDFSLTPESPIPVSFLAEDERSLSLDDLMTCMSLDQLRKVAKTRKLPVSSLSTRESTLNALRGMAKQQTVLGFVTMKGKSGATTPVQEKGKQTTLPFAPKPKQTSESLLTTQLLSSFGGSAIRLSSSLHSLISRVNLIFSRTPPIAPGAPSLMLPSILVTSNKRRYPDYGPPTRSMIWKDRDELLAWERAVGWEAIVTEALGETWDQARKNPNALLTPGSTSGTGWVNRKEGAKIVRKIWEATWDVWKEMVDGDKGKEVDVSKEQGGLVGDRFQAGIFFFLFILLCFSVLTNRAGHILTRIVYKGAEALGILHEYDKECMVLRALLAQRRWRRGKRGYLKKRHRAWYDRLALVLMNHYNSSPTEKEEKLREATQVCIDGLLDEATHLIYRPALSRRLTRLENKLNLPSDERHISYASLLTCETRELNAARLPENRGVARAKSWSGSVAREDDSEGTGGKDKLVGKSLWMGKEGEVGVEQWVLEWWEKKGYKGYHSESSILTTLFTLLIWPVLFHPLPGAFETSYQTAPLDLGEDTFAPSRRELLEGRLAEMSKTKRALELLREVDNRERPRGTWAVGVNWEYEKEDLEEILECLGGKTLSGVCRMLAEEYRHRASGVPDLIVWNPETKDARFVEVKGPGDSLSETQKIWIDVLLSTGIQVEVCRVKAVSPTAAQLQSLEKKRKTSSALNISPNSTDVKRLKRMSTVSAYVKTDEGEYVKFDEVIELDEEDDGWERRDEMRFESGVERREGRLE; this is translated from the exons ATGGGCTCGTCTCCTCCGCCACCCTCATTCCTCGTTCCGACGCCGCGCAATGAACAACAGTTATCTTTTCGGGGCTCATTAGATCTCAATGACAAGGTCAGCAGTCagggaggagagggaggtGTGTCTATGTATGTAAGGTTGTTTGAAG ATGAACCTCGCTATCTCCTTACCCGTTTATTACTTCGTCGTCCTTCGAGAGTCCACACCTGTACCTCATTAATAGCGTCATATTCGTCCGAAATCGGAGAGGAAGGAATAAAAATGGGTATGAAGATCCTCGCTAGACGTCTTGCAGTACCAAAAGATATTGCAGATTCTGACCCAGATCCTCTCCCTGTGACTCCTATTGCAAGTGCTTCTAGACCTGGACCATTGCCATTATCCGCCAAAGCCCAAGGAAAGCGACCAGCAAACGCGCTTTGGGTAAATAAGCCATGGGCAGATTCACCTTCAGGGCTGACGGAAGCGCAGGAAAGGGCTGATCCTGAGCTGACTGCTGCTCTCAAAGAAAGTCACTGGGCGTCCAAAGTAGGAAGGGTCAATGTTGATTCAGATGACGAGGACGGTGGTTCGGCAGCGGGGAGCAAGAGATCTGGATCAGTTTCAACGTCTGTTTCCACACCTACCGTATCAAGGCAGTCGAGTGGGATTCCAACAACACCAGCTATAGATTTTTCCTTGACACCGGAATCACCCATACCAGTGTCCTTTCTTGCAGAAGACGAAAGGTCACTCTCATTAGACGATCTCATGACTTGTATGTCGCTCGACCAACTTCGGAAAGTCGCCAAAACCCGCAAACTACCTGTTTCATCTTTATCGACTCGGGAGTCCACGTTGAATGCATTAAGGGGTATGGCAAAGCAACAGACAGTACTAGGATTTGTAACAATGAAAGGCAAAAGCGGAGCTACCACCCCTGTTCAAGAAAAGGGCAAGCAGACAACTCTGCCCTTTGCTCCGAAACCCAAACAAACTTCAGAGTCTTTATTGACTACTCAACTATTATCTTCATTTGGCGGTTCAGCCATCCGCCTCTCATCATCCCTCCATTCACTCATTTCCCGAGTTAacctcatcttctcccgCACCCCTCCAATCGCCCCAGGTGCCCCAAGTCTCATGCTGCCCTCCATCCTTGTCACGTCAAATAAAAGGCGTTACCCCGATTACGGACCGCCAACGCGATCAATGATCTGGAAAGACCGGGATGAATTGTTAGCCTGGGAAAGGGCAGTAGGCTGGGAAGCGATTGTCACTGAAGCGTTGGGCGAGACGTGGGACCAGGCGCGTAAGAATCCAAATGCTTTACTCACCCCTGGCTCAACCTCGGGGACAGGATGGGTGAATAGGAAAGAAGGGGCAAAGATTGTGAGGAAAATTTGGGAAGCGACATGGGATGTTTGGAAAGAAATGGTTGACGGCGATAAGGGCAAGGAAGTGGATGTGAGTAAAGAGCAAGGTGGTCTGGTTGGTGACCGGTTCCAAGCTGGTatatttttttttttattcATCTTGCTCTGTTTCTCGGTTCTAACGAATAGAGCAGGCCATATTCTTACTAGAATAGTGTACAAG GGCGCGGAGGCCCTAGGTATACTTCATGAGTATGATAAAGAGTGTATGGTTCTTCGCGCTCTTCTTGCCCAGCGGCGATGGAGACGTGGTAAACGAGGGTAT CTGAAAAAGAGACATAGAGCATGGTACGATCGCTTAGCCTTAGTCCTGATGAATCACTATAATTCTTCGCCGACtgagaaagaagaaaagcTACGGGAGGCTACTCAAGTGTGTATAGACGGGTTATTGGACGAGGCCACCCACCTAA TCTATCGACCCGCCCTTTCCCGACGTCTTACAAGATTAGAGAACAAGCTCAATCTCCCCTCAGACGAACGGCATATTTCGTACGCTTCACTGCTTACTTGTGAGACTCGTGAACTCAATGCAGCGAGATTACCAGAAAACAGAGGTGTAGCTAGAGCGAAATCTTGGTCTGGGTCTGTGGCTAGAGAGGACGACAGTGAAGGGACAGGAGGAAAGGACAAGTTAGTCGGTAAGAGTCTGTGGAtggggaaggaaggggaagTGGGTGTTGAACAATGGGTGTTGGAGTGGTGGGAAAAGAAGGGTTATAAAGG TTATCACTCTGAATCTTCCATCCTCACAACTCTCTTCACCCTCCTTATCTGGCCAGTCCTCTTTCACCCCCTCCCAGGAGCATTCGAAACTTCCTATCAGACAGCCCCTCTAGATCTTGGCGAGGACACATTCGCACCCTCCCGCCGAGAACTTCTTGAAGGCCGGCTGGCTGAGATGAGCAAGACAAAACGAGCACTCGAGTTGTTGAGGGAGGTTGACAATCGAGAGCGACCAAGAGGTACCTGGGCCGTGGGAGTAAATTGGGAATatgagaaggaggattTGGAGGAGATTCTGGAATGTTTGGGTGGAAAGACGCTTAGCGGGGTGTGTAGAATGTTGGCTGAGGAGTACAGGCATCGAGCGAGCGGAGTGCCAGATCTAAT TGTCTGGAATCCAGAGACGAAAGATGCCAGGTTTGTAGAAGTTAAAGGACCTGGGGATAGCTTGTCTGAAACTCAAAAG ATCTGGATCGATGTGCTGCTTTCAACAGGTATTCAAGTTGAAGTATGCCGAGTCAAGGCAGTCTCACCTACCGCTGCACAACTTCAGTCcttggagaagaagcgCAAAACATCTTCGGCATTAAATATCAGTCCCAATTCTACAGACGTAAAAAGACTCAAGAGAATGTCAACAGTATCAGCATACGTGAAGACAGACGAAGGAGAGTATGTCAAATTCGACGAGGTGATAGAAttggatgaggaagatgatggatgggagagaagagatgaaaTGAGGTTTGAAAGCGGAGTAgagaggagggaaggaagattGGAGTAG